The proteins below are encoded in one region of Parvicella tangerina:
- a CDS encoding YihY/virulence factor BrkB family protein, whose translation MIEKIKSWINAFLKSRMVKTVVKWSKRLRLPGFYGMSLYGVLNFLITTFTQSNYGMRSSAIAFKFFLAIFPGLLFFLSLIPFVPIENFQQNLMLDIENITPPNIYAVIEKTVNDLVVNKHHWVLGLGGVLTIFYASNGINHMLMVFNTSHQINLRRNPIKQRLISLAIFAAFSLFVIIMLAAITYGEVFVQSVAYKNLGGFMQFAFQLGKWLIMLLSMILAVGTLYNLGNPDFSSSKWFSPGSSLASVLIILVSIIISYFFTNFGKYNELYGSIGTLMMVLIWLNAVCYVLLIGFELHTLKDRQRKKLEEEKQMEI comes from the coding sequence GTGATCGAAAAAATCAAAAGTTGGATCAATGCCTTCCTCAAGAGTAGGATGGTTAAAACGGTTGTGAAATGGAGCAAACGTTTGAGGCTTCCCGGGTTTTACGGAATGTCGCTTTATGGTGTGCTGAACTTTCTGATCACCACATTTACCCAGTCAAATTATGGGATGAGAAGTTCTGCGATTGCCTTTAAGTTCTTTTTGGCAATATTTCCAGGGCTATTATTCTTTTTGTCGTTGATCCCGTTTGTTCCAATTGAGAATTTTCAGCAAAATTTGATGTTGGATATTGAGAACATCACTCCGCCAAACATTTATGCCGTTATCGAAAAAACCGTAAACGATTTGGTGGTTAACAAACATCATTGGGTACTTGGTCTTGGTGGAGTTCTAACGATATTTTACGCAAGTAATGGTATTAATCATATGCTGATGGTGTTTAATACTTCTCATCAAATCAACTTAAGAAGAAACCCAATTAAACAACGGTTGATCTCTCTTGCAATTTTTGCCGCATTTAGCTTGTTTGTGATCATAATGTTGGCAGCAATTACCTACGGAGAGGTTTTTGTTCAAAGTGTTGCATACAAGAATCTGGGAGGGTTCATGCAATTCGCCTTTCAGCTTGGTAAATGGCTCATAATGCTTCTTTCAATGATTCTAGCGGTAGGAACTCTCTACAACCTTGGAAACCCGGACTTTTCTTCTTCCAAGTGGTTTTCGCCAGGAAGTAGTCTTGCGAGTGTTTTGATTATTTTGGTGTCAATTATCATCAGTTATTTCTTTACTAACTTCGGAAAGTACAATGAGCTGTACGGTTCCATAGGTACCTTAATGATGGTCCTGATCTGGCTAAATGCGGTATGTTATGTGCT
- a CDS encoding amidohydrolase family protein, producing MKVRFALLLSYLLSVAAFFGQNTMATNGVHSKNKPITAFHNAVIHQDGDRVIKNGSLFIQDGKIIYVGGKKKTPENGIEIDLEGRHIYPSFIELNSTFGIKKEEKKKDQFGPQYESSKKGPYYWNEAIHPEENAIEKFTFDTKEAEKLRKMGFGTVLTQTGDGIARGTGCLISLTDNDQTQIQEDKISSHFSFQKGSSTQAYPTSLMGCIALLRQYHIDLNYYEQYGGKKNLSLEAGIANKELPAFFHSKDELEVLRAQKIASEYGLSYIHVGNGDEYQQLNEIQYSPFNDFPSIKPNGVEKGKGLVLPLNFPKPFDIEDPFEAMYVSLQDLKHWEIAPSNPMLMNQNGFDFSFSGAGIEKTGEFLTNLRKSVSRGLPENIAINALTKTPAQLIGRDDIGTLDEGTLANFIITSNDLINAEGEILENWVQGDRFEIMPWDIIDIRGKYNLNARQIIRTLEVTGDINNPKGKLVYDMISDSISSNGDLVLDPVTGKPIKVTKQKEVNVNISYSQNYINLSYQLAEGTYRLSGNINFDSGSWDGKGQLPDGRWINWTAIRKEKEKKSVDQKPLTKDSVNLEKLMFPMMAYGWDSLPKQKPILIKNATVWTLEEQGTLKTNIFIRDGKIHTIGDIQDAADPETIVIDGTDMHLTPGIIDEHSHIAISRGVNEGSHAVTAEVRIGDVINNQDINIYRQLAGGVTACQLLHGSANPAGGQSALIKLRWGAPPEAMKIDNADGFIKFALGENVKQSNWGDFNTIRFPQTRMGVEQVYYDAFTRAREYGQLWERYEKESSKKKSKAVPPKKDLQMEAMLEILNKERFITCHSYVQSEINMLMHVADSMGFTLNTFTHILEGYKVADKMKKHGAGGSTFSDWWAYKYEVKDAIPYNASLLNQMGIVTAINSDDAEMGRRLNQEAAKGIKYGGMTEEEALKMVTLNPAKLLHLDQRMGSIKVGKDADLVLWTANPLSIYAKSRFTIVDGIIYYDAERDKKLREEVEKERMRIIHLMIEAKNDGSSTQPIKAQTKGVHVCTSLSDDGN from the coding sequence ATGAAGGTCAGATTTGCACTTTTACTCTCCTACCTATTGTCTGTAGCAGCTTTTTTTGGTCAAAACACAATGGCTACGAACGGTGTTCACTCCAAGAACAAACCCATCACGGCATTTCACAATGCGGTGATTCATCAAGATGGTGACCGAGTAATCAAGAATGGTAGTTTGTTCATTCAAGACGGTAAGATCATTTACGTTGGCGGGAAGAAGAAAACTCCAGAAAACGGGATAGAAATAGACTTGGAAGGCAGACATATCTACCCCTCTTTTATTGAGCTGAATAGTACATTTGGTATTAAGAAAGAAGAGAAAAAGAAAGATCAATTTGGCCCTCAATATGAAAGCAGTAAAAAAGGACCTTACTACTGGAATGAAGCCATCCATCCAGAAGAAAATGCGATAGAAAAGTTCACATTTGATACTAAAGAAGCTGAGAAGCTCAGAAAAATGGGCTTTGGAACTGTTCTTACTCAAACTGGGGATGGTATTGCAAGAGGAACAGGATGTCTGATTTCACTAACCGATAATGATCAAACGCAAATTCAAGAAGACAAAATAAGTTCTCACTTCTCTTTTCAAAAAGGATCTAGTACTCAAGCTTATCCTACATCGTTAATGGGGTGTATTGCTTTGCTAAGACAATACCATATTGATCTCAACTATTATGAGCAATATGGTGGAAAAAAGAACTTATCGCTGGAAGCTGGAATAGCCAACAAAGAGCTACCTGCATTTTTTCATTCAAAAGATGAACTTGAGGTGCTAAGAGCACAAAAAATTGCCTCTGAATACGGGTTGAGTTATATACATGTTGGAAATGGGGATGAATATCAACAATTAAACGAAATCCAATATTCCCCATTTAATGACTTTCCAAGCATCAAACCCAATGGAGTAGAAAAAGGTAAAGGATTAGTACTTCCGCTTAACTTCCCCAAGCCTTTTGACATTGAGGACCCTTTCGAAGCAATGTATGTCTCTTTACAAGATCTCAAACATTGGGAAATTGCCCCTTCTAATCCAATGCTAATGAATCAAAACGGTTTTGATTTTTCATTTAGCGGGGCTGGCATCGAAAAAACAGGAGAATTCCTTACCAACCTTCGAAAATCTGTATCGAGAGGACTTCCTGAGAACATAGCAATAAATGCCTTAACAAAGACACCCGCTCAACTCATCGGAAGAGATGATATTGGCACTTTAGATGAAGGAACGTTGGCAAATTTCATCATCACCTCAAATGACCTAATCAACGCTGAAGGAGAAATTCTTGAAAACTGGGTGCAAGGTGATCGATTTGAAATCATGCCCTGGGACATTATTGACATTCGAGGAAAATACAACCTGAATGCCAGACAGATCATAAGAACGTTAGAGGTTACTGGTGACATCAACAACCCAAAAGGGAAGTTAGTCTATGACATGATTTCTGATAGTATTTCTTCTAACGGTGATCTTGTTTTAGATCCAGTTACTGGAAAGCCGATTAAAGTCACTAAACAGAAAGAAGTTAATGTAAATATCTCTTACAGTCAAAACTATATCAACCTATCCTACCAGCTTGCCGAGGGCACTTACCGCCTTAGTGGGAATATTAACTTTGATTCAGGGAGCTGGGATGGAAAAGGTCAACTACCTGATGGCAGATGGATTAACTGGACGGCAATTCGAAAAGAAAAAGAGAAGAAGAGTGTTGATCAAAAACCACTAACTAAAGACTCTGTCAATCTAGAGAAGCTAATGTTTCCAATGATGGCTTACGGATGGGATTCCCTGCCTAAACAAAAACCCATCCTCATCAAAAACGCAACCGTTTGGACTTTAGAAGAACAGGGGACATTAAAGACCAATATATTCATTCGAGATGGGAAGATCCATACCATTGGAGACATTCAAGATGCAGCAGATCCAGAAACCATTGTTATTGATGGGACGGATATGCACTTAACACCTGGCATTATTGATGAGCATTCTCACATTGCGATCAGCAGAGGTGTTAATGAAGGCTCACATGCTGTAACCGCAGAAGTAAGGATAGGCGATGTCATCAACAATCAAGACATCAATATATACAGGCAACTAGCTGGTGGTGTGACCGCATGTCAACTGTTACACGGGTCAGCGAATCCTGCAGGAGGACAAAGCGCACTGATCAAATTAAGGTGGGGAGCACCTCCAGAAGCTATGAAAATTGACAACGCAGATGGGTTCATCAAATTTGCTTTGGGAGAAAATGTTAAGCAATCCAACTGGGGTGACTTTAACACCATCCGTTTTCCGCAAACAAGGATGGGTGTAGAACAAGTTTACTATGATGCTTTTACGAGAGCAAGAGAGTATGGTCAACTCTGGGAACGTTATGAAAAGGAAAGTTCAAAAAAGAAGTCAAAAGCTGTTCCTCCAAAAAAAGACCTACAAATGGAAGCGATGCTGGAAATCTTGAATAAAGAACGATTCATCACTTGCCATTCTTACGTTCAGTCAGAGATCAATATGCTCATGCATGTGGCTGACTCCATGGGCTTCACTTTAAACACATTTACGCACATCCTGGAAGGATATAAGGTAGCTGACAAAATGAAAAAACATGGGGCTGGTGGTTCTACTTTTAGTGATTGGTGGGCATATAAGTATGAGGTTAAAGATGCTATACCATACAACGCTTCATTACTCAATCAAATGGGGATTGTAACGGCAATTAACTCTGATGATGCTGAAATGGGACGAAGATTAAACCAGGAAGCTGCGAAGGGCATAAAGTATGGAGGCATGACTGAGGAGGAAGCGCTAAAGATGGTCACCTTAAACCCGGCTAAATTACTTCATCTAGACCAGAGAATGGGAAGTATCAAAGTCGGTAAGGATGCGGACTTGGTGTTGTGGACAGCGAACCCGTTAAGCATCTACGCAAAATCTAGATTTACTATCGTAGACGGT
- a CDS encoding SanA/YdcF family protein — protein sequence MRKIKDIFIRLLVRRFWLKFLILALLAIGGTWCSNWYVIATTKSQIYHELNEVPQKKVALVLGTIKGYRDYENPYFTYRMEAAAELYLSGKVEHILVSGDNHVHSYNEPEDMLNKLVELGVPASRITLDYAGFRTFDSMIRAKEIFGVDDIIVVSQEYHLQRALYIANANNIKAIGYTAKNVDYNGINLREPLAKFKAVLDCSILFTSPKFLGKKEPISLY from the coding sequence ATGAGAAAAATCAAAGATATATTTATTCGTCTGCTTGTTAGACGCTTTTGGCTAAAATTTTTAATTCTAGCGCTGTTGGCGATAGGAGGGACTTGGTGCTCCAATTGGTATGTGATAGCCACAACTAAATCCCAAATTTATCATGAGCTGAATGAAGTGCCACAGAAAAAAGTTGCACTCGTTTTAGGAACAATTAAGGGATACAGGGATTACGAAAATCCGTATTTCACCTATCGCATGGAAGCAGCAGCAGAACTTTATCTCAGTGGAAAAGTTGAGCATATTCTGGTATCCGGAGATAATCATGTTCACAGCTATAATGAGCCTGAAGATATGTTGAATAAACTCGTAGAACTTGGAGTGCCAGCCAGTCGGATAACACTTGATTACGCTGGTTTCAGAACGTTTGATTCAATGATCCGGGCTAAAGAGATCTTTGGAGTAGATGATATTATTGTGGTCTCTCAAGAATACCACTTGCAAAGAGCATTATATATTGCAAATGCAAACAATATTAAAGCAATTGGTTACACCGCAAAAAATGTGGACTACAACGGGATCAACCTAAGAGAACCATTGGCCAAGTTTAAAGCAGTTTTAGATTGTTCAATTTTGTTTACCTCGCCTAAGTTTTTGGGTAAGAAGGAACCAATTTCTTTGTACTAA
- the nadC gene encoding carboxylating nicotinate-nucleotide diphosphorylase, with product MTIEQFVKLCKEEDIKDGDHSALACIPENEVDKAKLLVKADGIIAGIEVAKALFKEFDPNVEIEQLLNDGDRVKYGDIAFYVVCNSRALLSAERLVLNVMQRMSAIATKTRDFVDAVGELSTKVLDTRKTTPLIRFLEKQAVKIGGGENHRMGLYDMIMLKDNHIDFAGGVKQAIQKTKAYLKANDLNLKIEVETRNLNEVRMVLEEGGIHRIMLDNFSYDEIREAVKLIDGKYETEASGGINLDTVRVFAECGVDYVSVGALTHSVYNMDLSLKAVK from the coding sequence ATGACAATTGAACAGTTTGTAAAACTCTGCAAGGAGGAAGATATTAAAGATGGAGATCATTCTGCATTAGCATGCATCCCCGAAAACGAAGTCGATAAAGCGAAACTTTTAGTAAAGGCAGATGGAATAATTGCTGGAATTGAGGTGGCTAAAGCGCTTTTTAAAGAATTTGACCCCAATGTTGAAATTGAACAACTCTTAAATGATGGGGATAGAGTAAAGTATGGAGATATAGCTTTTTATGTAGTTTGTAATTCAAGAGCTTTGTTGAGTGCTGAACGACTAGTATTGAATGTAATGCAAAGGATGAGTGCTATTGCTACAAAAACGCGAGATTTTGTAGATGCGGTTGGTGAATTGAGTACTAAAGTGTTGGATACCAGAAAAACCACCCCGCTAATCCGTTTTTTAGAAAAACAAGCTGTTAAGATCGGTGGTGGTGAAAATCATCGAATGGGATTGTATGACATGATTATGCTGAAAGATAATCACATTGATTTTGCTGGAGGAGTGAAACAGGCGATTCAAAAAACAAAGGCGTACTTGAAAGCGAATGATCTTAACCTTAAAATTGAAGTAGAGACGCGTAATTTGAATGAAGTAAGAATGGTGCTCGAAGAAGGAGGGATTCATCGAATAATGTTAGATAATTTTAGTTACGATGAGATACGAGAGGCGGTTAAGCTAATTGATGGAAAGTATGAGACTGAAGCTTCGGGGGGGATTAACTTAGATACGGTGAGGGTCTTTGCAGAATGTGGTGTAGACTATGTTTCGGTTGGAGCTTTAACGCATTCGGTTTATAACATGGACTTGAGTCTTAAAGCGGTGAAGTGA
- a CDS encoding O-methyltransferase produces the protein MFRQATTYGKYLLQAKPFKGVEDLNISESLKKVFDKDRTFYSFLALDVVRNKNRMDERVLKVNDLGAGSKSTKRDQRSVKSIADSAVKTKKYAELMFRLVESFQSSTVLELGTSLGITTGYLSKANKDAKVYTLEGASEIANVARENFKLMKLTNVELIEGDFNDTLQSLVGRLDKIDLAYLDGNHRKEATLKYFDWILPKLNDQSIVVVDDINWSAGMKEAWIELVNRKETTLAINLFEMGLLFLDPKLKKEELLVRY, from the coding sequence TTGTTTCGTCAGGCAACAACATACGGCAAGTATCTACTTCAAGCCAAACCTTTCAAGGGTGTGGAGGATTTGAATATTTCAGAAAGTCTGAAGAAAGTTTTCGATAAGGATAGAACGTTTTATTCATTTTTAGCTCTTGATGTCGTTCGCAACAAAAATCGCATGGATGAGCGTGTTCTCAAGGTTAATGATCTGGGCGCGGGGAGTAAATCGACAAAGCGTGATCAGCGTTCAGTTAAATCTATTGCTGATAGTGCTGTTAAGACTAAGAAATATGCGGAATTGATGTTCCGTTTGGTGGAGTCTTTTCAGTCAAGCACTGTGCTTGAACTAGGTACTTCTCTGGGAATTACAACAGGTTATCTATCAAAGGCGAATAAAGATGCAAAAGTATACACATTGGAAGGTGCCTCTGAGATAGCAAATGTTGCTCGCGAGAATTTTAAGCTGATGAAATTGACGAATGTAGAGTTAATTGAAGGTGACTTCAATGATACACTACAAAGTTTAGTAGGTCGCTTGGATAAGATTGATCTTGCCTACTTGGATGGTAATCACCGAAAGGAAGCCACTTTAAAGTACTTCGATTGGATTTTACCAAAGCTCAATGATCAGTCGATTGTAGTTGTGGACGACATTAACTGGTCTGCAGGGATGAAAGAAGCATGGATTGAATTGGTTAATAGAAAAGAAACGACACTGGCTATCAACCTTTTTGAAATGGGGCTTTTGTTCCTGGATCCGAAGTTGAAGAAGGAAGAGCTGCTGGTTAGATATTAG